Below is a window of Desulfovibrio inopinatus DSM 10711 DNA.
TTGATGGTGTCCCCGACCGCGCCCTTGAGGTAGCTCCGCGCCATGCGGTGGTCGTGCTTGAGATGGCCGATCACCGGCTCGATGCCTGCTCGACGGCGGAAGCGTTGCCGGGCCTTCTGGCGCTGATGTCGCGAGTCTTTCTTCTTCGGCGGCTTCGGGATGAGGATTTGTGTATCTCCAACCTGTTTTA
It encodes the following:
- a CDS encoding transposase, producing KQVGDTQILIPKPPKKKDSRHQRQKARQRFRRRAGIEPVIGHLKHDHRMARSYLKGAVGDTINLFMACAAFNLRKLMRKLGSLFALLAFLLLGGGANQRPAASIT